The following proteins are encoded in a genomic region of Planococcus lenghuensis:
- a CDS encoding DUF4247 domain-containing protein, protein MRHKLGLALIIMTLLLAGCGAASFIEDQYALVDIVTDAQGEESRVYRAPDSTIAAVVAEIDSQLPAEQISEEIDGKVVMIYEDRIIQVMEDVSGTGDTLIEVSTEEFVENNYGTNFFLIYGLASLADDFFDIKKKKQGSYLYSGYINNGRYIKNAGGTGSIRFGSPGTDGIRGGGPGTGK, encoded by the coding sequence ATGAGACACAAATTGGGGCTTGCACTGATCATCATGACTCTTTTACTTGCCGGATGCGGCGCGGCATCGTTTATCGAGGATCAATATGCACTTGTTGATATTGTGACCGACGCCCAAGGTGAAGAATCCCGGGTTTACAGAGCCCCGGACAGCACAATTGCAGCTGTAGTGGCAGAAATCGATTCCCAGCTGCCGGCTGAGCAAATCAGTGAAGAAATCGACGGAAAAGTCGTCATGATTTACGAGGACCGCATCATTCAAGTCATGGAAGATGTATCCGGCACCGGTGATACATTAATCGAAGTATCCACTGAGGAATTCGTCGAAAACAATTACGGAACGAATTTCTTTCTGATTTATGGACTGGCCAGCCTTGCGGATGATTTCTTCGATATCAAGAAAAAGAAACAGGGCAGTTACCTGTACAGCGGATATATTAATAATGGCCGCTATATCAAAAACGCCGGCGGCACCGGTTCAATCCGTTTCGGCTCACCAGGCACAGACGGCATACGGGGCGGCGGCCCGGGTACAGGAAAGTAA
- a CDS encoding DUF350 domain-containing protein, which yields MLQDMLNEAFGVPELINSVIYFTVSFLLMVIYIWLFEKFFTKVDDQAEVAKGNQAVAKVLTAKRISLVIIMAAALYENTNPLGVAIWATIGFIIQVAVYKFVELKTAYDMEEQLAKGNIAAAQYLGGWSIATSVLVAFAVIIS from the coding sequence ATGTTACAAGATATGTTAAACGAAGCATTCGGGGTTCCGGAACTGATCAATTCCGTCATTTATTTCACTGTGAGTTTTTTGCTCATGGTCATCTATATCTGGCTGTTTGAAAAGTTTTTTACAAAAGTGGACGATCAGGCAGAAGTTGCAAAAGGCAACCAGGCAGTGGCAAAAGTACTGACAGCGAAACGTATCAGTCTTGTGATCATCATGGCTGCCGCACTTTATGAGAATACCAATCCACTGGGTGTTGCCATATGGGCAACCATCGGCTTTATTATTCAAGTGGCCGTCTATAAATTCGTTGAATTGAAAACAGCTTATGACATGGAAGAACAGCTGGCGAAAGGAAATATCGCGGCCGCTCAATACTTGGGCGGATGGAGTATCGCGACTTCTGTATTGGTTGCATTTGCCGTCATTATTTCCTGA